The DNA region ACTTTGCACCATATACAACTTTGGAGAAGTTTGgcttaaatattcaaaattatccTGACACATAAAACTAATATTGAAAGTTAAGATTCTGGAGACCAGATTACACTTACGAATCTCAGTTAAAGCAAGGATAATAACTGTTTACAATAATTACAACAAGAACTTAATTTTACAGTTGAATTTAATAGGCATTGTTGCAGCTGATTTtaggtataaaataaaataaagatttgtACAGTGGAAAAAGTATAGAGGTATGCAagaagtatttttaatttacttttactaACACATCGTGTAAAAAGTTTAAggaaatgtagaaaaaaaaatccttttattgagacgaaataaatttcatttgaacaGATTATATTAAAGGAGATCACTATGCCACACTACTTTGTAAGCATCTCGACATAGTACCTTACAATACGATTCAGTAGTTATGAACGAAGTTTTaacagaaaatattataacagtTGTGATACAAAGAACATGTTCATCTTTCTTGGGAAAAAGTAATAGGATAACAGAAATTtattagtaaataataatgagaaacactgtggaaaaaaatattaactttaaatattaatgtaggaaaattaaaaagaaaattctcattttttcaattGAAACTCTAATATCTCTTCATTGCTTACATTATATGCTTTTTGCATATGTAAGCATATGcaagagatatttatatactatattaatacATGTAATTGCAAAAAAtgtcttattaatatttattctttacatTCGAACTTGTACTATAACTTCGTATATATCAAttgttcatttataaaaagaagtgatgaaaaaaattaatttgcttttgaaataaatgtatttatgtaaatcTTATGAGCTTAATTTTCATGTGAGCCATTAAATTAGCCTGATTAAAAAAGCTTAAAATCCTAGCCAATTCActacattaataatatataataattataacacatttatgaaagaataatatagGATTGACAGAAGTCTcctttattttgttataaaagcgtcttgtatatgtgtgtgtgtgcgtgcaaGTGTGCGTggaacgtatgtatatattactttaaatTGAGAAGTGCATTTTCAAGATATACTCTTAATGTCTTCAATATCTACAGTGTTTcatgttattatatacttgttttttcttttttcattttatagatTCAATTTCTGGTGCCTTCCatcattatatgtatattatcacCTAGATctgcttattttttattatatttactaaaTGAATTGAGATATCTATCATATTTTAAGAGAACATTGTAGTCggtgtttgttttattattctagAATTAACACAATTATagataaatgatttctttgTGTTACACAGgaaaaggtaataaaaaaatacgaatattaatatataataaattatgtatcTGTGTCCTAGGGATCTAACTCTTTCACTCTACTACAccaattagaaaattaatgtttcgtaaaaatttcattttttcctaaatttaattttagaaCATTTGACTTTGaaatatgcaaatattatacatatctatgatacaaaagaaaaattcatgtaaattatatacacgagataaaacgatttcttttttacgatttaaaaaatatacaaaagattGCTACTTATTTGTGGATATATACAATggataatattgtttattatcaaCAGATACAAAATTATCATGCAAACATGTTAATATCAGATAACAACTGAAAagtaatgtaaaaatttttaatatgtacgAAGGATGTACGCTGACATGacgaaacgaataatttattatttagtaaGTTTGTTTATTGTATTTACGTTACACAcctataaatacaaaaataccgttttataataaaatccaaaattttaattcatgTAACCTTTCTAAAATTTAGTTAGAATAGATTGGACATTTGTACTGAAGTGATAAGTGAACATTTCTGATAACATCGttgtttgtattttatttacagtCAATTACAAATTATCTTAGAATATAATCTTTGAGAGTTACTTGTACACTGCTGTTAATACTTTATCGTGTTTAAactaaagaatttatttgataaatacaaTTCTTctaaaattgtattttgacGCGAACTATTactttaatgtttttattgttttaatatattcatttcttatatcaatttcatttaataacgAGTTTGCAAAGTTACTAGGATTAGCATTTTTGTGTAGAAAATCAGAAACTAATAATGATGGAGGTTTACCACCACCATGTGCTAAGCATTCCCAACGATATTTTTCACCAGCAATTCTGCTCAGGGGATCGTGTTGAAAGTATGTTTGCCAAATCCAAGAGGCTATTGCACGCGATATTAAATAAGAGTAATATTTGGCACCATATCCTACTAGATGAGAAAATCGCAATTGCCATGcctaaagataaaaagaatgaataattatcataaacaATATATCTCATATTCATATTAActtcttacatttttaaaaaggaaTACATACTGTATTTTCAATGTATGGTAAACCATAATATTTTCcttgaatatcttttaaaatttctgTTGTAGATTTTTCTGTCTTATTGCTATGATAAACGTGATCTAACATACTATAAAATACTTGATTTTGCAGCTCGGATGcacaaaaaatatgtttcgaAGCGCATAACTTTTGTAACAAATTATCCGGAATTGGCTCGTTCGTTTGATAATGTTTTGCAAACATGGATAATAcctaaacaaaattaaaatttgtgtAAGAGTACTATGATAAATCTTTTACTTAATACTTTTACATATTACTTACTCGTGGATCGCCTGCAAAATATTCCATTAACACGCTCGGTACTTCTGCAAAATCTGTACTGCATCTAGTACCTGTCACATGTTGATATTTTGTTCTACCTAACATAGAATGCAATGCATGTCCCATttcatgaaataaattatcaactGAGGATGGATTTAGTAAGCATGGATTAGACCATCTGGGTGATGGTAAAGATAACATTAAAACAACTATAGGAATCTGAAAATAAACATTGtcaaattataaaagtaaattaataaaaataactttttttttttcaatgttacCTGATAGGTTCCATCAGACAATTGTTTTCCACCTCTAATAGCAAAATGACAATCTTGATTaggttttccttttctttcaaaaaaatcaCAATAAATGTAACCCAATGTTGTTTCATCTTTATCAATCACTgctaatttatgtatattttgtgCCCATACTTCACCATGTAAAACTGGTACAGATTCCAGTCGTATTCCATACAATGCTTGTACAAGATAATTTAAACCATCCATACAAGAaccaagagaaaaatatggaGCAAAATCATTGGTGGAAGTATTTAACCATGTTTTTTTAgctattgaaataaaataggcTGTGTCCCATGGCATCAAATCCTATACAATATAAGTAAATTGTTAGAAATATCACAACAATTCTATtcactaaatataaaattaattttttgtaaaaaaacaaacgcACTTGTTTTATAGATGATTgagtatttttcatttcctgcATTTCTTGAAAATCTTGCATTGCTTTAATTCGTAAATTATCATTCAAAATATTGAGAAAATCATTTACTGCTTCAGGTGTTTGTACTGTACTACCTCTTACAGCTCTgtggaaagaaataatatctgaataataaaataatattgcattaaatataatattcattagtAGAGAATGTCTCtactaaaattaaaatttacatagaaTTACCTATGAACATATGTAGGAAATCCACATATTTGTGCCAATTGATGTCTACAATTTAAAAGCTTAACCAATAAATATTCTTGTTGTTTATCAGGATATAAAAATAGCTTATAAGCTGCTTCACGAACAGTAGTATTGGATGAATCTGTATAAAGTCCACTTACTAATATCTGACCATTGTGTATCTCAAAACTGAGAAAATTAGctaatgtaaaataatggtGGCAAcatatagtaaaaatatttttatacatctttcaatgtaaacataaataaatcattatactCACTTTTGCCTGATATTTTCTGGCAAAATATCAGCTCTTACAGAGCGTGTACTAACAGCACCAGCCATAAATTTCTGACCTGcctaataataaattacttattggaaaaataaatataattactaataaattaataatacaattatatgtatacactgAGCTTACTTGTAATATATCATCATTTAACATGACAActtgttttctttgttcttctgGCAAATGAATACCACTTTGTtcaaaatcaaacaaaaatagTTTGGCAACATGGTCATCAATGGGAGAAGTTTTTAAAATGTCTCCATTCTTTATAACATGCTGTAATGCATTATATAAGTCACAGTGAGTATTAAGTCTgttaaagaaataacaaataatattaataagttcATTGTAatcattattgatttattactGAATGAATAGATCCAAATTACATACTTTTCAACAACACTACTTAGTGATATAGAAGCATCTTCTGCAGCTTCAACAAACTCTATATTTGGATGTGCAATTCTAATGAATTCTGCTAAATCTGCAACTTTACATAAAGTATCAGACAATTCATCGAATATTTCtaccatatttctttttctgttaacATCAGTTACTTCAGCTATAAGTAAATCAGTTTGAGCGAATGCCTGTTCTTTCAATGTTTTAAATCCACTTGCATCTTTAAGTTCAGGTATACCAAATAAACCCTATAATATAAGGAATATACGGCAATATACTTAAACAAGgtatttatgaattttattatataaaattaaacttacagtttcttttttggatAAACTAAATCCATGCTCTATTTTTGCAACAGAATTAAATGCTGTTGCTAAAGGTGACCATGTATTTACATGTCTATACATTTTGAGATACTTCAAAGAACACTTGTTGAATGGcatcattttgttttattatttatttaattaatatattaaacaaatataaatatatctgcCAGTctagaaaatatgaatttataagaaattaaaataaattaattctaatacTTTTATTGAGGTTATAATCTATACTCGCAtacaaagtaatatatatatatatatatatatcatgtgtgcgagcatatattatatatatatatatattatatataaatataaaacatttcgtaaagaatataattaatatacaattttttgcaATTTATCTTCAAACacaactaatttttttttatgattagaAACGATAGATTAGTACTTCATCTTATTTGTATACTTTGTATACAATCTTACGCATAATGCGTTGCCCTTCTTCACAAAGATTACTTTCACACATATATTAggtttgttcttttattttaattatttatttttttttgaatgatGGCGTCATAGTCTGACGACGCTGCGCAATGCAGACATGTAACTCTTTTTAAactaagaaataaattgaatgtgtaatgaagttaaaaaaatgagaaaatcgaaaatttcgTAACTGATAAAGATAGAGTCAGTTTATGTCAGATTCTTCGGATAATCATCGGTggaattttcataaatatgcAGTTGaccgtataaaataaatttcttaaatttaacatttttcaagGTTAAGCAAAGATAACAAATGGTAAGAAGTAATCCCTATTCTATATATGctgtgaataaatattttgtttagtACAATATCACATGATAgcatattgataaatatagtCATTGTGGATGACAATATATTTCAGTGGAAGggatgtacgtatgtatataagggCATACTCGATGTCTATACTCCTACGTATATTTGCTGACAGATTAAATTTACACGAAAATTGCTGATttgtatttgatattttaaatatttttataaatctttttgttttttttgtttttttttagtgTGTACGTTTTTAtcacattaatttttttggctatcaatattttcatcatttatttacaaataattaagtatatatacgttttttcacatatgtataatatatatatatatatatatatatatatatatatatgaaatatatgcgATATGTAGtatattgtaattttgttcttatgtttttctcatttattataatttatatgtatattatgatttgattagttaatatattttatatatcttaatttttgcaaaatacAACATAAAAAGCTTGTTaacatgaaatattattaatagtcgAAAACTGGAGTAGAAGGAAATTTGTTTGATGCTGTGAGGCAACTAGCAGAGAGTGAAATTCAACTTATCAAAGCTATTGAGGAGTCTACCATGGATTGTCAAAGAAATACTACAGATATGAAAtctacaacaaaaaaaaagaatatcaagaAATCACCTAAACTCTCAAATGtaagaatgatttattatattaattttataatgtatttagtaaatatataataataataatatatatcaataatatttattttaatttatttgttatcacGAACAGGTTCGACCATCTGCTGCTTTATTGGCAGCAAAACAAGAGGCAGTACAgcgtaaaatattacataataaaaagtcTAACACAAACTTTGTGCATGACATCTATCAAAAGATTAGAGATGCATATAGTGTTATGCATAAGGAAACTGGTATTGTTTATGATCATTCTATGGAGGATCATAGATGCTTGTGGGATGATAATTATCCTGAATGTCCAGATAGACTAACAAGAATCTTAGAAAGATGTAAAGAATTAGGATTATTAAATAgatgtaaattaatttcaaccAGATTTTGTACAGAAAATGAGATACTTAAAATGCACAGCCaaaaacaaatagatatattaaaatcaaccAGTGGATGTATGGATCTGGATAAATTGGAAACATTGTCTTCCAAATATGAtgctatatatgtacatcCAGTAAGTAGATTATAGATAACAGTCttaaagaatcaaaaaaataattaatttacttttcaGTCCACTTATAAACTATCTTTATTGGCTGTGGGTTCAACAATAAGTTTGGTAGAAAGTATTTGTAAAGGAGATATACAAAATGGCATGGCTATTATTAGGTAAAGTTCAATTAATCTTCAAACTCTTTTGGATTATTTATTGTGTTTAATTCCATTATATTTCAGACCACCTGGGCATCATGCAATGAAATCTGAATATTGTGGATATtgcttttataataatgtGGCTATTGCAGCAGAAAAAGCTCTAAATGATAATTTagcaaataaaattcttattgtTGATTGGGATGTACATCATGGACAAGCTACTCAACAAATGTTTTATGATGATTCACggtattattttgattaataaatatttatccatttgaagtttataattattagttcagtaagaattatttatttattaattttattttgtatctcCTTTTTAGTGtagtttatttttcaatacatCGTTATGAAAATGGAACATTCTGGCCTAATTTAGAAGAATCTGATTTTCATTACATTGGTAAAGGTTTGGGAGAAggttataattttaatataccaCTTAACAAAACTGGTATGACAAATGCTGATTATATTGCAATATTTCAACAAGTTTTGTTACCAATGGCTTATGAGGTAAATAgcataaatcaattttttttaatattaatttagagactttatgtaaaaaaatgaaatgcttctaaattatattttatattgcacAAATTGACGCATttactattaaatattaaaagaacatAATATAGAactaatacaatattaattatagtttCAACCAGATCTCATAATAGTCTCAGCTGGTTATGATGCAGCACTGGGATGCCCAGAGGTAAAATagtagaatttatttaactattgttttatttttccaatCCTAGTTCCATCCAGatcttattattgtttctGCTGGATTTGATTCTGCACTTGGAGATGAAAAAGTTAAGAAaagtgatttattataattttctgctacattcttattatttatttttactcatgcatattttttcttgaaattatcATCATggattattacatataatatatatgtgtatgtgtatatattttttatgatgtaAAGGGTGAAATGGAAGTAACACCTGCATGTTATGCTCATCTATTATCATCTCTATTGAGTCTGGCAGCTGGGAAGGTAGCTGTAGTGTTGGAGGTGTGTTTCATAAATTACCTatgtaatgtatttatataattaatttgaaaaactGATAAGCATAAAACAGATGATTTATATAGATGATCAATCTATTTGTGTTAATAGGGCGGTTATTGCTTAAAGTCATTGGCTGAAAGTGCTGCATTAACTCTGCGAACATTATTAGGTGATCCATGTCCTATGTTGCAAACATTGCAATTACCATCATTAAGGTAAtcacaatgaaataaaatatttaacaaaaaagctaatttatattatatatcacatGTTACATTTTTAGTATACGTGACACGATTTTAAATTCTATCTATGCTCATAAACAATTTTGGAAATGTTATCAGTATCAAGAAcaatatagtattaataatagaattgacagaaaagaagaaaataacgatcAATATTTACCGGTTGTTAATTACAAGtaagttatattataatatataatgtataattattaaaaaaaaatttattatcacttatacatttatataggGGAGAAGTGTATAAACCAGATATTTATCAAACAAGAAATTGTTATCCTGTACAGAGTAAAGAGATTCTTGAAgcattagataaaaaattagattcaTTGATAAAATGTAAGTCCTtcattacaataatattaattttatattttggataataatatattaaaaagcaGTATTTTTGTAGTTACAAATTTATCCAAAGCACTTAACAaagtatgtattgtatatgaCAACAGGATGTTGAAACATTGCGATACTATTAATAACACACATCCTGAAAAGCCAAATCGAATTTTAagcatttataaaaaacatgAAGAGCATGGTTTACTAGAACGATGCTATTTACAACAAGTacgtaattttaatttatttaatttattaatatatacatacttagaATAAGAcatgtgaaattaattttttttaataaccgAATCATACATTATATCTTATAAAGGGAAGAGTGGCAACAgaggaagaaatattattagctCATTCACAGGACTACATTCATGcaataaaaaagacagaaacatTTAAATCCAAAGAATTGGAAAGACAagcattaaaatataattctgtTTATTTGCATAATGAAACATGGTTTTCTGCTTGTGTATCTGTTGGTTCATTACTTGAAATTGTAGACAATGTATTAAATGGACAAGCACAATCTGGAGTTGCAATAATAAGACCTCCAGGACA from Vespula vulgaris chromosome 8, iyVesVulg1.1, whole genome shotgun sequence includes:
- the LOC127065557 gene encoding histone deacetylase 6 isoform X4, which codes for MDCQRNTTDMKSTTKKKNIKKSPKLSNVRPSAALLAAKQEAVQRKILHNKKSNTNFVHDIYQKIRDAYSVMHKETGIVYDHSMEDHRCLWDDNYPECPDRLTRILERCKELGLLNRCKLISTRFCTENEILKMHSQKQIDILKSTSGCMDLDKLETLSSKYDAIYVHPSTYKLSLLAVGSTISLVESICKGDIQNGMAIIRPPGHHAMKSEYCGYCFYNNVAIAAEKALNDNLANKILIVDWDVHHGQATQQMFYDDSRVVYFSIHRYENGTFWPNLEESDFHYIGKGLGEGYNFNIPLNKTGMTNADYIAIFQQVLLPMAYEFQPDLIIVSAGYDAALGCPEGEMEVTPACYAHLLSSLLSLAAGKVAVVLEGGYCLKSLAESAALTLRTLLGDPCPMLQTLQLPSLSIRDTILNSIYAHKQFWKCYQYQEQYSINNRIDRKEENNDQYLPVVNYKGEVYKPDIYQTRNCYPVQSKEILEALDKKLDSLIKFTNLSKALNKVCIVYDNRMLKHCDTINNTHPEKPNRILSIYKKHEEHGLLERCYLQQGRVATEEEILLAHSQDYIHAIKKTETFKSKELERQALKYNSVYLHNETWFSACVSVGSLLEIVDNVLNGQAQSGVAIIRPPGHHAEPDQACGFCIFNNVAIAAKYAVNIRNVKRVLIVDWDVHHGNGTQSIFESDPNVLYISIHRYDNGNFFPHSKYGNYTSVGSGLGEGYCVNIPWNKKGMGNAEYIAAFQQVVMPIAYQFNPDLVLVSAGFDACIGDPLGGCTVTPEMYGHLTHWLSSMANGRIILSLEGGYNINSISHSMAICTKALLGDPLPLLDASLVPCSSAIHSINNVLKTQKKYWPNLMFNLSLPKENLTKIATYKKMDEQVRNSKFNEHSESKIALEGIENEKLDIKLSFDKNSMNLVTDEEILKLQNEIENIKIKNSKTMKEGTTTEIARTCVNKDQQKERQRRETAGSSNNAGSSNDLGENRGIYDGATSLTDYLSDNLQALIAGEMFAVIPLRDCPHLDTVNDVPSRGIDVHLPCMECGSSVENWICLQCYTVHCARNINQHALLHADETQHPLTLSFSDLSVWCYGCEAYIDNPRLYAARNAAHQSKFNQESPWTYEGQ
- the LOC127065557 gene encoding histone deacetylase 6 isoform X1 yields the protein MTIYFSGRDSKTGVEGNLFDAVRQLAESEIQLIKAIEESTMDCQRNTTDMKSTTKKKNIKKSPKLSNVRPSAALLAAKQEAVQRKILHNKKSNTNFVHDIYQKIRDAYSVMHKETGIVYDHSMEDHRCLWDDNYPECPDRLTRILERCKELGLLNRCKLISTRFCTENEILKMHSQKQIDILKSTSGCMDLDKLETLSSKYDAIYVHPSTYKLSLLAVGSTISLVESICKGDIQNGMAIIRPPGHHAMKSEYCGYCFYNNVAIAAEKALNDNLANKILIVDWDVHHGQATQQMFYDDSRVVYFSIHRYENGTFWPNLEESDFHYIGKGLGEGYNFNIPLNKTGMTNADYIAIFQQVLLPMAYEFQPDLIIVSAGYDAALGCPEGEMEVTPACYAHLLSSLLSLAAGKVAVVLEGGYCLKSLAESAALTLRTLLGDPCPMLQTLQLPSLSIRDTILNSIYAHKQFWKCYQYQEQYSINNRIDRKEENNDQYLPVVNYKGEVYKPDIYQTRNCYPVQSKEILEALDKKLDSLIKFTNLSKALNKVCIVYDNRMLKHCDTINNTHPEKPNRILSIYKKHEEHGLLERCYLQQGRVATEEEILLAHSQDYIHAIKKTETFKSKELERQALKYNSVYLHNETWFSACVSVGSLLEIVDNVLNGQAQSGVAIIRPPGHHAEPDQACGFCIFNNVAIAAKYAVNIRNVKRVLIVDWDVHHGNGTQSIFESDPNVLYISIHRYDNGNFFPHSKYGNYTSVGSGLGEGYCVNIPWNKKGMGNAEYIAAFQQVVMPIAYQFNPDLVLVSAGFDACIGDPLGGCTVTPEMYGHLTHWLSSMANGRIILSLEGGYNINSISHSMAICTKALLGDPLPLLDASLVPCSSAIHSINNVLKTQKKYWPNLMFNLSLPKENLTKIATYKKMDEQVRNSKFNEHSESKIALEGIENEKLDIKLSFDKNSMNLVTDEEILKLQNEIENIKIKNSKTMKEGTTTEIARTCVNKDQQKERQRRETAGSSNNAGSSNDLGENRGIYDGATSLTDYLSDNLQALIAGEMFAVIPLRDCPHLDTVNDVPSRGIDVHLPCMECGSSVENWICLQCYTVHCARNINQHALLHADETQHPLTLSFSDLSVWCYGCEAYIDNPRLYAARNAAHQSKFNQESPWTYEGQ
- the LOC127065561 gene encoding mitochondrial intermediate peptidase, which codes for MMPFNKCSLKYLKMYRHVNTWSPLATAFNSVAKIEHGFSLSKKETGLFGIPELKDASGFKTLKEQAFAQTDLLIAEVTDVNRKRNMVEIFDELSDTLCKVADLAEFIRIAHPNIEFVEAAEDASISLSSVVEKLNTHCDLYNALQHVIKNGDILKTSPIDDHVAKLFLFDFEQSGIHLPEEQRKQVVMLNDDILQAGQKFMAGAVSTRSVRADILPENIRQNFEIHNGQILVSGLYTDSSNTTVREAAYKLFLYPDKQQEYLLVKLLNCRHQLAQICGFPTYVHRAVRGSTVQTPEAVNDFLNILNDNLRIKAMQDFQEMQEMKNTQSSIKQDLMPWDTAYFISIAKKTWLNTSTNDFAPYFSLGSCMDGLNYLVQALYGIRLESVPVLHGEVWAQNIHKLAVIDKDETTLGYIYCDFFERKGKPNQDCHFAIRGGKQLSDGTYQIPIVVLMLSLPSPRWSNPCLLNPSSVDNLFHEMGHALHSMLGRTKYQHVTGTRCSTDFAEVPSVLMEYFAGDPRVLSMFAKHYQTNEPIPDNLLQKLCASKHIFCASELQNQVFYSMLDHVYHSNKTEKSTTEILKDIQGKYYGLPYIENTAWQLRFSHLVGYGAKYYSYLISRAIASWIWQTYFQHDPLSRIAGEKYRWECLAHGGGKPPSLLVSDFLHKNANPSNFANSLLNEIDIRNEYIKTIKTLK
- the LOC127065557 gene encoding histone deacetylase 6 isoform X3, which encodes MSKTGVEGNLFDAVRQLAESEIQLIKAIEESTMDCQRNTTDMKSTTKKKNIKKSPKLSNVRPSAALLAAKQEAVQRKILHNKKSNTNFVHDIYQKIRDAYSVMHKETGIVYDHSMEDHRCLWDDNYPECPDRLTRILERCKELGLLNRCKLISTRFCTENEILKMHSQKQIDILKSTSGCMDLDKLETLSSKYDAIYVHPSTYKLSLLAVGSTISLVESICKGDIQNGMAIIRPPGHHAMKSEYCGYCFYNNVAIAAEKALNDNLANKILIVDWDVHHGQATQQMFYDDSRVVYFSIHRYENGTFWPNLEESDFHYIGKGLGEGYNFNIPLNKTGMTNADYIAIFQQVLLPMAYEFQPDLIIVSAGYDAALGCPEGEMEVTPACYAHLLSSLLSLAAGKVAVVLEGGYCLKSLAESAALTLRTLLGDPCPMLQTLQLPSLSIRDTILNSIYAHKQFWKCYQYQEQYSINNRIDRKEENNDQYLPVVNYKGEVYKPDIYQTRNCYPVQSKEILEALDKKLDSLIKFTNLSKALNKVCIVYDNRMLKHCDTINNTHPEKPNRILSIYKKHEEHGLLERCYLQQGRVATEEEILLAHSQDYIHAIKKTETFKSKELERQALKYNSVYLHNETWFSACVSVGSLLEIVDNVLNGQAQSGVAIIRPPGHHAEPDQACGFCIFNNVAIAAKYAVNIRNVKRVLIVDWDVHHGNGTQSIFESDPNVLYISIHRYDNGNFFPHSKYGNYTSVGSGLGEGYCVNIPWNKKGMGNAEYIAAFQQVVMPIAYQFNPDLVLVSAGFDACIGDPLGGCTVTPEMYGHLTHWLSSMANGRIILSLEGGYNINSISHSMAICTKALLGDPLPLLDASLVPCSSAIHSINNVLKTQKKYWPNLMFNLSLPKENLTKIATYKKMDEQVRNSKFNEHSESKIALEGIENEKLDIKLSFDKNSMNLVTDEEILKLQNEIENIKIKNSKTMKEGTTTEIARTCVNKDQQKERQRRETAGSSNNAGSSNDLGENRGIYDGATSLTDYLSDNLQALIAGEMFAVIPLRDCPHLDTVNDVPSRGIDVHLPCMECGSSVENWICLQCYTVHCARNINQHALLHADETQHPLTLSFSDLSVWCYGCEAYIDNPRLYAARNAAHQSKFNQESPWTYEGQ
- the LOC127065557 gene encoding histone deacetylase 6 isoform X2, with the protein product MTIYFSGRDSKTGVEGNLFDAVRQLAESEIQLIKAIEESTMDCQRNTTDMKSTTKKKNIKKSPKLSNVRPSAALLAAKQEAVQRKILHNKKSNTNFVHDIYQKIRDAYSVMHKETGIVYDHSMEDHRCLWDDNYPECPDRLTRILERCKELGLLNRCKLISTRFCTENEILKMHSQKQIDILKSTSGCMDLDKLETLSSKYDAIYVHPSTYKLSLLAVGSTISLVESICKGDIQNGMAIIRPPGHHAMKSEYCGYCFYNNVAIAAEKALNDNLANKILIVDWDVHHGQATQQMFYDDSRVVYFSIHRYENGTFWPNLEESDFHYIGKGLGEGYNFNIPLNKTGMTNADYIAIFQQVLLPMAYEFHPDLIIVSAGFDSALGDEKGEMEVTPACYAHLLSSLLSLAAGKVAVVLEGGYCLKSLAESAALTLRTLLGDPCPMLQTLQLPSLSIRDTILNSIYAHKQFWKCYQYQEQYSINNRIDRKEENNDQYLPVVNYKGEVYKPDIYQTRNCYPVQSKEILEALDKKLDSLIKFTNLSKALNKVCIVYDNRMLKHCDTINNTHPEKPNRILSIYKKHEEHGLLERCYLQQGRVATEEEILLAHSQDYIHAIKKTETFKSKELERQALKYNSVYLHNETWFSACVSVGSLLEIVDNVLNGQAQSGVAIIRPPGHHAEPDQACGFCIFNNVAIAAKYAVNIRNVKRVLIVDWDVHHGNGTQSIFESDPNVLYISIHRYDNGNFFPHSKYGNYTSVGSGLGEGYCVNIPWNKKGMGNAEYIAAFQQVVMPIAYQFNPDLVLVSAGFDACIGDPLGGCTVTPEMYGHLTHWLSSMANGRIILSLEGGYNINSISHSMAICTKALLGDPLPLLDASLVPCSSAIHSINNVLKTQKKYWPNLMFNLSLPKENLTKIATYKKMDEQVRNSKFNEHSESKIALEGIENEKLDIKLSFDKNSMNLVTDEEILKLQNEIENIKIKNSKTMKEGTTTEIARTCVNKDQQKERQRRETAGSSNNAGSSNDLGENRGIYDGATSLTDYLSDNLQALIAGEMFAVIPLRDCPHLDTVNDVPSRGIDVHLPCMECGSSVENWICLQCYTVHCARNINQHALLHADETQHPLTLSFSDLSVWCYGCEAYIDNPRLYAARNAAHQSKFNQESPWTYEGQ